A genomic window from Ignavibacteria bacterium includes:
- a CDS encoding transporter: MKNLFVILLFCAIFISQNSFSQSGDISTDRPDQSESPYLMDKGYFQIEAGVTSENDEPVKDFKTNSLSAPSVLLRYGIAKNVELRGGIEVINSKTTISGTSTSENGMGPIMAGTKIKLFSEKGSMPETALLLSITIPFKDNSAFQSDYIGTEFRFAMTNNLTKRFSLSYNIGGEFGAGAPGATGLYTIALGASLVNKLSGFVELYGFMPQKTSPDHRFDAGLTYLILKNVQVDAAFGFGISERSPDYFIGGGVSVRLPK, from the coding sequence ATGAAGAATTTATTTGTAATATTACTTTTCTGCGCAATTTTTATTTCTCAGAATTCATTTTCACAGTCAGGCGATATATCTACTGACAGGCCCGATCAAAGTGAATCACCTTATCTTATGGATAAAGGTTATTTCCAGATTGAAGCCGGGGTTACATCTGAAAATGATGAGCCTGTTAAGGATTTCAAGACCAACTCGCTTTCTGCGCCTTCTGTTCTGTTAAGATACGGAATTGCCAAAAATGTTGAGCTGCGCGGAGGAATAGAAGTAATTAACAGCAAAACCACAATCAGCGGAACTTCTACAAGTGAAAACGGTATGGGTCCCATAATGGCCGGAACAAAAATAAAGCTCTTCAGTGAAAAAGGCTCAATGCCTGAAACCGCACTGCTGCTGAGCATTACAATCCCTTTTAAAGATAACAGCGCTTTTCAGTCTGATTATATCGGCACTGAATTCCGTTTTGCTATGACAAATAATCTCACCAAACGGTTCTCGCTTTCATACAACATCGGCGGCGAGTTTGGCGCAGGGGCTCCGGGCGCAACGGGACTTTATACAATAGCGCTCGGCGCAAGCCTTGTGAACAAGCTTTCAGGCTTTGTTGAGCTCTATGGCTTCATGCCGCAGAAAACTTCGCCTGACCACCGCTTCGATGCAGGGCTTACGTACCTAATCCTGAAAAATGTACAGGTGGATGCCGCTTTCGGTTTTGGCATATCAGAACGTTCACCCGATTACTTCATCGGCGGCGGCGTATCAGTAAGGCTGCCTAAGTAG
- a CDS encoding metal ABC transporter permease, with product MDFLTKYLLDPLNYEFIQRALIASVTIGISCGLIGTYIMLRRMSLIGDALAHAVLPGVVVSFMVAGKSEVALFIGAVVSGILTVLLIGFVNRNSKIKEDTSIGIIFTGAFALGILLVSQLKQVHIDLSSYLFGDVLGVSTGDITLSMIIMFVIILCIVLFYKQLLLTSFDPTMALTIGISTTLVHYMLMTLLSMSIVAGLQSVGVILIIAMLITPPATAYLLSNDLKKILMLSATFGTISAITGLYLSYHFNFASGASIVLVAVVLFLLAFLFSPKEGVVTKFFRRRSASKMVLIEDVIKLSYRFKDEAGKTELVDKIANELGISNSRVESVIRTLTGKGLMSKTNGSYILTDAGVKYALRLVRTHRLWETYITSKNVVDIEHIHPEAEKVEHVLTEDMVDELDEELGYPEKDPHGSEIPRK from the coding sequence ATGGATTTTCTGACTAAATACCTTCTGGACCCGCTAAATTATGAATTCATTCAGCGTGCACTCATCGCATCAGTAACCATTGGTATAAGCTGTGGGCTGATTGGCACATATATTATGCTGCGAAGAATGTCGCTCATAGGCGATGCTTTAGCACATGCGGTTTTACCGGGTGTAGTTGTAAGCTTCATGGTTGCCGGCAAAAGCGAGGTTGCGCTTTTTATCGGCGCCGTTGTATCGGGTATTTTAACAGTGCTGCTTATCGGGTTTGTGAACCGAAATTCAAAGATAAAAGAAGATACATCCATAGGTATAATCTTTACCGGCGCCTTCGCGCTTGGTATTTTGCTTGTCTCACAGCTTAAGCAGGTGCATATCGATCTTTCTTCATACCTCTTCGGCGATGTGCTTGGCGTATCAACAGGTGATATCACGCTTTCGATGATTATTATGTTTGTAATTATATTGTGTATCGTACTGTTCTACAAGCAGCTTCTGCTTACTTCGTTCGATCCGACCATGGCATTGACAATCGGGATCTCAACAACATTGGTGCATTATATGCTTATGACGCTGCTTTCTATGTCAATTGTGGCGGGACTGCAGTCAGTTGGCGTGATACTAATTATTGCAATGCTTATTACTCCCCCTGCAACAGCCTACCTGCTATCCAATGACCTGAAGAAAATTCTGATGCTCTCGGCAACGTTCGGCACAATATCAGCTATTACGGGATTGTATCTTTCATACCACTTTAACTTCGCATCAGGCGCATCCATTGTGCTGGTTGCCGTTGTGTTATTTCTTCTGGCATTTTTGTTTTCACCCAAAGAAGGTGTTGTTACCAAATTTTTCCGCAGAAGGTCTGCTTCAAAGATGGTGCTTATAGAAGATGTGATAAAGCTTTCATACCGCTTTAAGGATGAAGCGGGCAAAACTGAGCTTGTGGATAAAATCGCAAATGAGCTTGGTATATCAAACAGCAGGGTTGAGTCAGTTATCAGAACTTTGACAGGAAAAGGGCTGATGAGCAAAACTAACGGGTCATATATACTGACAGATGCAGGCGTGAAATACGCTCTGCGCCTGGTAAGAACACACAGGCTTTGGGAAACATATATTACCAGCAAGAACGTAGTTGATATAGAACATATTCACCCCGAAGCAGAAAAAGTTGAGCATGTACTTACTGAAGATATGGTGGATGAGCTTGATGAAGAGCTTGGTTACCCCGAAAAAGATCCGCACGGTTCTGAAATACCGAGAAAATAA
- a CDS encoding four helix bundle protein: MEDLEVWKECRKLRIEFRNLAKRLPPDERFRLVDQLTRACRSITNNISEGYGRFHYQENIQYLRQSRGSIYECIDDLYVCIDEEYIDKKLFTDLYNQSHLCIKLINGYIRYLSNKKNGNNTK; the protein is encoded by the coding sequence ATGGAAGACCTGGAGGTCTGGAAAGAATGCCGAAAGTTAAGAATCGAATTTCGGAACTTGGCTAAAAGACTGCCGCCTGACGAAAGATTTAGATTGGTAGATCAGTTAACAAGAGCATGCCGCTCAATTACAAATAATATTTCGGAAGGTTATGGCAGGTTTCACTACCAGGAAAACATACAATATTTAAGACAAAGCAGGGGTTCAATTTATGAATGTATTGACGATCTTTACGTATGTATTGATGAAGAATATATTGATAAAAAATTATTTACTGACTTATACAATCAAAGTCATCTGTGTATAAAACTGATAAACGGTTACATAAGATATTTAAGCAATAAGAAAAACGGGAATAACACAAAATAA
- a CDS encoding metal ABC transporter ATP-binding protein — protein sequence MYVITVKNLTISYHKKPAIKGVNLNIEPGSVIGIIGPNGAGKSTLLKGMLGLLPFDTGDIKIFGEEIDRSRKRISYIPQREQFDWDFPINVEDVVMMGRYAHLPVVGFPKAGDKKIVEQVLEKVEMDKYANRQIRQLSGGQQQRVFLARALAQESDIYFLDEPFVGVDAKTERAIFKLMKELKDMGKTLLVVHHDLSMVKDYFDKLIMINQTLIAYGDSEKVFTPELVNKTYGGRLTMLQKTEELVSG from the coding sequence ATGTACGTAATAACTGTAAAGAATTTAACAATATCATACCACAAAAAGCCCGCGATAAAAGGTGTTAACCTGAATATCGAGCCGGGAAGCGTGATTGGTATTATCGGTCCTAACGGCGCTGGTAAATCAACCCTGCTGAAAGGAATGCTTGGCTTATTGCCGTTTGATACGGGTGATATAAAGATATTTGGAGAAGAAATTGACAGATCCCGTAAGCGAATATCATATATTCCGCAGCGTGAGCAGTTTGACTGGGACTTCCCCATCAACGTTGAAGATGTGGTTATGATGGGACGCTATGCGCACCTGCCTGTTGTCGGCTTTCCGAAAGCGGGTGATAAAAAAATTGTTGAGCAGGTACTCGAAAAAGTTGAAATGGATAAATACGCCAATCGGCAGATAAGGCAGCTCTCAGGCGGGCAGCAGCAAAGAGTGTTTTTGGCACGCGCGCTGGCGCAGGAAAGCGATATTTATTTTCTTGATGAACCTTTTGTTGGCGTTGATGCAAAAACCGAAAGGGCGATCTTCAAATTAATGAAGGAGCTGAAAGATATGGGCAAAACCCTGCTTGTTGTGCATCATGACTTAAGCATGGTTAAAGATTATTTCGATAAGCTCATAATGATAAACCAGACCTTAATTGCTTACGGCGACTCAGAAAAGGTTTTTACTCCAGAACTGGTCAATAAAACCTACGGCGGCAGGCTTACAATGCTGCAAAAAACAGAGGAGCTCGTTAGTGGTTGA
- a CDS encoding zinc ABC transporter substrate-binding protein, translating into MNRILYLFTIIAAAIILFGCGNNDNKTKSGKLSAVSSITIINDIVKNIGGDKVDAKSICGVGLDPHTYKPKPNDPRLVSESDLVFINGFALEHWIEEMVHNAGGNKTVVTVSNGLTPMTDEKGFGDPDPHAWFNVQYVKTYASNIAKAFIEKDKAYEEYYKANLESYSKKLDSLDSWIKTEIQKIPAEKRVLITSHDAFRYFGKAYGLEVRGLQGISTEAKAQTEDVKKLIDLIKERKLSSVFIETSVNPKLLEEISRETGAKVGGTLYSDSVGDEGTFEGTYIGAVTHNVNTIVNALK; encoded by the coding sequence ATGAATAGAATACTATACTTATTTACAATCATTGCCGCAGCAATCATTTTATTCGGCTGCGGTAATAACGATAACAAAACCAAAAGCGGAAAGCTTTCCGCCGTATCATCGATCACTATAATAAACGATATAGTTAAAAATATCGGCGGTGATAAAGTCGATGCCAAAAGCATTTGCGGCGTTGGACTCGATCCCCATACATACAAACCCAAGCCCAACGATCCCCGCCTGGTTTCAGAAAGCGACCTCGTTTTTATCAACGGGTTCGCGCTTGAGCACTGGATAGAGGAAATGGTGCATAACGCCGGCGGCAATAAAACGGTTGTAACCGTTTCTAACGGCTTAACGCCTATGACAGATGAAAAAGGCTTCGGCGACCCGGATCCGCATGCATGGTTCAACGTTCAATACGTAAAAACATACGCCTCAAACATAGCAAAAGCGTTCATAGAAAAAGATAAAGCCTACGAGGAGTATTATAAAGCCAATCTTGAAAGCTATTCAAAAAAGCTTGATTCACTTGATAGCTGGATAAAGACCGAGATTCAGAAGATACCCGCTGAAAAACGGGTGCTGATAACATCACACGATGCGTTCCGCTATTTCGGCAAGGCGTACGGACTCGAAGTGCGCGGACTGCAGGGAATATCTACCGAAGCAAAGGCGCAGACCGAAGATGTAAAAAAGCTAATTGACCTCATAAAGGAACGAAAACTAAGCTCGGTATTCATTGAAACAAGTGTTAACCCAAAATTACTTGAAGAAATTTCCCGTGAAACCGGCGCGAAAGTCGGAGGTACTTTGTATTCTGATTCCGTTGGTGACGAAGGCACCTTTGAAGGAACTTACATTGGCGCAGTTACACATAATGTTAACACTATAGTGAACGCGCTTAAATAA
- a CDS encoding metal-dependent transcriptional regulator: MTTRSKEDYLKNIYHISEEGGKVNTGILASALSISPASVSEMVNKLSKEGLIDNKPYHGFELTGNGRKISLNLIRKHRLLEVFLQEHLQYEWDQVHEEAEALEHVCSDMFINKLEEYLGYPKFDPHGDPIPDKELNIAPTHYKLLLNTEPGREYTIAKVKDSSIEILQYLTKIGIKLNSKIILSEKIEFDGSVVIIAEGKKNLLSKIMAEQIFVAG; the protein is encoded by the coding sequence ATGACTACACGCTCAAAAGAGGATTATTTAAAGAATATTTACCACATTTCAGAAGAAGGCGGAAAGGTTAATACCGGCATTCTCGCATCAGCCCTTTCAATCTCGCCGGCATCTGTCAGCGAAATGGTGAACAAGCTTTCCAAAGAAGGCCTTATCGATAACAAACCATATCACGGCTTTGAGCTTACCGGTAACGGCAGAAAAATTTCGCTGAACCTGATCCGCAAACACCGCCTGCTCGAAGTATTTTTGCAGGAACACCTGCAGTATGAATGGGACCAGGTACACGAAGAAGCCGAAGCGCTTGAGCATGTATGCAGCGATATGTTCATTAACAAGCTTGAAGAATACCTGGGCTATCCTAAGTTCGATCCGCATGGTGATCCTATCCCGGATAAAGAGCTGAACATAGCGCCGACTCATTATAAGCTTCTGCTCAATACAGAGCCCGGCAGAGAATATACAATCGCAAAGGTAAAGGATTCGTCAATAGAAATTCTGCAGTACTTAACCAAGATAGGTATAAAGCTGAATTCAAAAATTATACTCAGTGAAAAAATTGAGTTCGACGGTTCAGTGGTAATAATAGCAGAAGGAAAGAAAAATCTTTTGAGCAAGATCATGGCAGAACAGATCTTTGTGGCAGGATGA
- a CDS encoding DUF3298 domain-containing protein, which translates to MKTIASVIFLFIIIFNSGSQTLNIKPYSMGEADSNNKYHLSADYPKIDFGPDALMGVRGIADDINGQILKMIDGQFKPFKEQALQDTMSSCPQTESTLEIKYTTIYKNNGYLCFLFETFSNPRCAAHPMTYQTSFNYSYTGKGLLTIGDLFAPGSGWLEYISDYCIKELNAKAKKDGLENNEESIKEGAGPKEDNFYTFTVDDHSLNIIFNLYRVGPYVWGFQTVSIPWKGLVKKLDPAGPLGFMLK; encoded by the coding sequence ATGAAAACAATTGCTTCGGTTATTTTTCTGTTCATAATAATTTTTAATTCAGGTTCGCAAACATTAAACATTAAGCCGTATTCAATGGGTGAAGCTGACTCAAATAACAAATACCATCTCTCGGCTGATTACCCGAAAATTGATTTCGGTCCCGATGCCCTGATGGGCGTTAGAGGCATTGCAGATGATATCAACGGACAAATACTGAAAATGATTGACGGGCAGTTTAAGCCTTTTAAAGAGCAGGCACTTCAGGATACTATGAGCAGCTGCCCGCAGACAGAAAGTACACTTGAAATAAAATATACTACAATATATAAAAATAACGGGTACCTTTGTTTTTTATTTGAGACCTTTTCAAATCCACGCTGTGCTGCACACCCTATGACCTACCAGACATCGTTCAACTACAGCTATACAGGCAAAGGATTGCTGACCATTGGCGACCTGTTCGCGCCGGGCTCCGGCTGGCTGGAGTATATTTCTGATTACTGTATAAAGGAACTGAACGCCAAAGCAAAAAAAGACGGCCTTGAAAACAATGAAGAGAGCATTAAAGAAGGCGCGGGGCCGAAGGAAGATAATTTTTATACTTTCACGGTTGACGATCACTCACTGAACATTATCTTTAATCTGTACAGAGTGGGTCCGTATGTTTGGGGCTTTCAGACTGTAAGCATACCATGGAAGGGATTGGTAAAAAAGCTTGACCCTGCGGGTCCGCTGGGATTTATGTTGAAGTAA
- a CDS encoding MFS transporter, translating into MTSDTKKNIIKYFLTDINVFISVYLSFFSLSWITFKLTGSPAALGTIGFAQNLPFLLFSIYGGVLADRYDRKSNVIKCNIGLTLVTVISIILVVTDLLSFPLILLMGFSLGSVFALNYPSMIGLVKDIVTDKQEFPRVMGAAASNAKIGQVAASSTFSLLFAAFAAVGTFATALLANLVALVSIILLKKPKQQPNPESDSVKVQFVTGIKYVFHYRPLLAVVLISTMISIVFGFVTFQLPIIDSDFLKGGSKTLGVLYLAGAIGGLASGLYMSRRKSTKNILRFLIICAFISGISITGIALSRNIVTTFIFAMGVDFAFIAAMGINNTVLQMLTEEPKRGRVLGVNTSFNWGVMALVIMALGYLAKYLGMEITIIIIGALTVASGFIFAFTMKAQMPVLKQMYIDRGVETGHEPF; encoded by the coding sequence ATGACATCTGACACAAAGAAAAATATCATAAAATATTTTTTGACCGATATAAACGTATTTATCAGCGTTTATCTTTCATTCTTTTCCCTTTCATGGATAACATTCAAGCTAACAGGCTCACCTGCCGCTTTAGGCACCATAGGTTTTGCGCAAAACCTCCCTTTCCTGCTTTTCAGTATTTACGGCGGCGTGCTTGCCGATAGGTATGACAGAAAGAGCAATGTGATAAAATGCAATATCGGCTTAACGCTTGTAACGGTTATATCGATCATACTTGTTGTTACAGATCTGCTTTCATTCCCTTTAATTTTGCTTATGGGATTCTCGCTCGGCAGCGTGTTTGCGCTAAACTATCCAAGCATGATCGGGCTAGTTAAAGATATCGTTACCGATAAGCAGGAGTTCCCAAGAGTTATGGGTGCTGCTGCATCAAACGCTAAGATCGGACAGGTTGCTGCATCATCAACCTTCAGTTTGCTCTTTGCGGCTTTCGCCGCGGTTGGTACATTTGCCACTGCGCTATTGGCTAACCTGGTAGCGCTGGTTTCAATTATACTTCTCAAAAAACCAAAACAGCAGCCCAACCCGGAAAGTGATTCAGTAAAAGTTCAGTTTGTTACGGGAATAAAATATGTGTTCCATTATCGCCCGCTGCTTGCTGTTGTATTGATATCAACAATGATAAGTATAGTTTTCGGTTTTGTTACGTTCCAGCTTCCTATAATTGATTCTGATTTTCTCAAGGGCGGCTCAAAAACACTCGGAGTGCTTTATTTGGCGGGCGCTATCGGGGGACTCGCATCCGGCCTTTACATGAGCAGAAGAAAATCTACAAAGAACATTCTGCGTTTCCTCATAATCTGCGCGTTTATTTCAGGTATCAGCATAACAGGAATTGCCTTATCACGAAACATTGTAACTACATTCATTTTCGCAATGGGCGTTGATTTTGCATTCATAGCAGCAATGGGTATAAATAACACGGTGCTGCAAATGCTTACCGAAGAACCCAAGCGCGGCAGGGTGCTTGGCGTTAACACATCATTCAACTGGGGCGTAATGGCGCTGGTAATTATGGCTTTGGGCTACCTGGCTAAATATCTGGGTATGGAAATCACTATAATAATTATAGGAGCTTTAACAGTAGCTTCCGGATTTATCTTCGCATTTACGATGAAAGCGCAGATGCCCGTTCTTAAGCAGATGTATATAGACCGCGGCGTTGAAACAGGTCATGAACCTTTTTGA
- a CDS encoding glutathione peroxidase, whose translation MKSKIIITMSILYALLSFFGCKQVKSKPENINMSDKSTFYQFLESNPNAKVRSIDGTEYDYSGLKGKKVLIVNTASECGYTPQYEDLEKLYQSYKDKLIILGFPANNFGGQEPGSNEEIKEFCKTKYSVTFPMFEKISVAGDDMAPIYKWLTSKDLNGWNDQQPKWNFNKYLLDEEGNLVKYYSSAVKPMSDEIVSQLK comes from the coding sequence ATGAAATCTAAAATTATAATTACAATGTCTATCCTGTATGCCTTGTTGAGCTTTTTCGGATGCAAACAGGTAAAATCAAAACCTGAGAATATTAACATGTCTGATAAATCCACATTCTACCAGTTTCTCGAATCAAACCCGAATGCGAAAGTAAGATCAATTGACGGTACGGAATATGATTATTCCGGTCTTAAAGGTAAAAAAGTGCTGATAGTGAACACCGCATCTGAGTGCGGCTACACTCCGCAGTACGAAGACCTTGAAAAGCTTTACCAGTCTTATAAAGATAAGCTGATCATCCTTGGTTTCCCCGCGAATAATTTCGGCGGCCAGGAGCCGGGAAGCAATGAAGAGATTAAGGAATTCTGTAAGACCAAATACAGCGTAACATTCCCTATGTTCGAAAAAATTTCCGTTGCAGGCGATGATATGGCCCCTATCTATAAATGGCTTACAAGCAAGGATCTTAACGGGTGGAATGACCAGCAGCCTAAATGGAATTTTAATAAATACCTGCTTGATGAAGAGGGTAATTTAGTGAAGTATTACTCCAGCGCGGTTAAGCCTATGAGCGATGAGATAGTATCACAGCTGAAGTAG
- a CDS encoding pirin family protein, with the protein MSIIIYPFESQAPGGFNNGEILENRPVVMTHNPAYLLPYSNLFYWAHAWSEKGSTIGEHPHKAFEIITFIIKGTIEHYDSHNMKWIPIAEGGAQIIRAGSGISHSEKLNAGSHVFQVWFDPDIRKAMQVPASYDDHEQKDFPVTVNNGFELRQYIGEGSPLKMETPGVSAVEINFKAGSHKLGLNPGKISSLYLIEGDITTGTGQMKANDFAVIKDENEFTFETAAGGRLFLIENPVSVEYQTYAEMS; encoded by the coding sequence ATGTCAATTATTATTTACCCGTTTGAGTCTCAGGCTCCGGGCGGATTTAACAATGGCGAAATTCTTGAGAACCGCCCCGTGGTTATGACACATAACCCCGCATACTTATTGCCTTATTCCAATTTATTCTACTGGGCGCATGCATGGAGCGAAAAGGGCTCAACTATAGGCGAGCATCCGCATAAGGCATTTGAGATCATCACATTTATAATTAAGGGTACCATTGAGCATTATGATTCACATAACATGAAATGGATACCCATTGCCGAAGGCGGTGCGCAGATAATCCGCGCAGGCAGCGGCATCAGCCATTCAGAAAAGCTCAACGCCGGCTCGCACGTCTTCCAGGTGTGGTTCGATCCTGATATTCGCAAAGCTATGCAGGTGCCTGCTTCTTATGATGATCATGAGCAGAAGGATTTCCCTGTTACTGTAAACAACGGGTTTGAGCTCAGGCAGTATATCGGTGAAGGCTCGCCTTTGAAAATGGAAACACCCGGTGTTAGCGCCGTTGAAATAAATTTTAAAGCCGGCAGCCATAAGCTGGGACTGAATCCGGGTAAGATCAGCTCGCTTTACCTTATTGAAGGTGATATAACAACAGGCACAGGCCAAATGAAGGCAAATGATTTTGCTGTTATTAAAGATGAAAATGAATTCACATTTGAAACCGCTGCCGGGGGAAGACTGTTCCTTATAGAGAATCCCGTTTCGGTTGAATATCAAACATATGCTGAAATGAGTTAA
- a CDS encoding GxxExxY protein, producing the protein MKYEELTGKIIGCAMKVHTVLGNGFQEIIYQRALAIEMTLAGLSFEAEKEMKIYYRGHQVGTRRSDFFVEEKIMVEIKAKSNLDDENLNQAMNYLEAYNMEIGLLINFGSKSLQFKRVHNNKMINDCTKANQGNQGNQG; encoded by the coding sequence TTGAAATACGAAGAACTAACGGGAAAAATCATTGGCTGCGCCATGAAAGTACATACAGTATTGGGTAACGGGTTCCAGGAAATAATTTATCAGCGGGCACTGGCAATTGAAATGACTTTGGCGGGATTAAGTTTCGAAGCGGAAAAGGAAATGAAGATATACTACCGGGGACATCAAGTGGGTACCAGAAGATCAGACTTTTTTGTTGAAGAAAAAATTATGGTTGAGATCAAAGCCAAAAGTAATCTGGATGATGAAAACCTTAATCAGGCAATGAACTATTTGGAAGCATACAATATGGAAATAGGATTATTAATAAATTTCGGATCTAAAAGCCTGCAATTTAAAAGAGTACATAATAATAAAATGATCAATGATTGTACGAAAGCAAATCAAGGAAATCAGGGAAATCAAGGTTGA
- the rimO gene encoding 30S ribosomal protein S12 methylthiotransferase RimO, which produces MKTRTTKKNKVNVITLGCSKNIYDSEVLMGQLRANDFTVSHEDDNSDAPVVIINTCGFIDNAKQESINTIIEWADAKEKGLVEKVYVTGCLSERYKPELAKEIPNIDDYFGTRDLPRLLKTLNADYKQELIGERLLTTPMHYAYFKVSEGCDRPCSFCAIPLMRGKHVSIPMERLVQQAKDLARQGVKELILIAQDLTYYGLDLYKKRNLAELLEKLCYVEGIEWIRLHYAFPQGFPMDAIDVIAREPKICKYLDMPLQHISDNMLKSMRRGTTKQRTIDLVNAIREKIPGIALRTTLIAGYPGETLEDFEEMKEWVINTKFERLGIFTYSHEENTHAYKLDDNVPAKEKQRRANEIMKVQKKISLAHNRSLIGKTLKVLIDRKEGDYFIGRTEYDSPEVDNEVYIAANRPPLVPPGRGEIYLRTGDFVDIKIIKAKEYDLEGEVV; this is translated from the coding sequence TTGAAGACACGAACCACCAAAAAAAATAAAGTAAACGTTATAACGCTCGGATGTTCGAAGAACATTTACGATTCCGAAGTGCTTATGGGACAATTGCGCGCCAATGATTTTACAGTCTCCCATGAAGATGATAACTCCGACGCGCCTGTTGTAATAATTAATACATGCGGATTCATAGATAACGCCAAGCAGGAATCAATTAATACAATTATTGAATGGGCGGACGCGAAAGAAAAAGGACTGGTCGAAAAAGTCTACGTTACGGGGTGTCTATCGGAGCGGTATAAACCCGAGCTTGCTAAGGAGATACCCAATATTGATGATTACTTCGGAACGCGTGACCTGCCGAGGCTGCTGAAAACACTTAATGCTGATTATAAACAGGAGCTCATAGGCGAACGCCTGCTTACGACTCCAATGCACTACGCCTATTTTAAGGTCTCAGAAGGCTGTGACAGGCCGTGTTCATTCTGCGCTATTCCATTGATGCGCGGCAAGCATGTATCAATTCCGATGGAGCGGCTTGTGCAGCAGGCAAAAGATCTTGCCAGGCAGGGCGTTAAGGAATTAATATTGATAGCACAGGACCTAACTTACTACGGTCTTGACCTATACAAAAAACGAAACCTGGCTGAACTTCTTGAAAAGCTGTGTTATGTTGAAGGTATTGAATGGATCAGGCTTCATTACGCATTTCCGCAGGGTTTCCCCATGGATGCCATAGATGTTATAGCGCGTGAGCCGAAAATCTGCAAATATCTTGATATGCCGCTTCAGCATATAAGTGATAACATGCTTAAAAGTATGCGGCGCGGTACAACCAAGCAGCGGACAATTGATCTTGTAAACGCTATCCGTGAAAAAATTCCCGGTATCGCTTTACGCACAACATTAATTGCAGGCTACCCCGGCGAAACTTTGGAAGATTTTGAAGAGATGAAGGAGTGGGTCATAAATACAAAGTTTGAAAGACTTGGTATTTTTACTTATTCACATGAAGAGAATACCCACGCTTATAAGCTTGATGACAATGTGCCGGCAAAAGAGAAGCAGCGACGCGCTAATGAAATAATGAAAGTGCAGAAGAAAATTTCGCTTGCGCATAACAGATCATTAATTGGCAAAACATTAAAAGTGCTTATTGACCGGAAGGAAGGTGACTACTTTATCGGGCGAACGGAGTATGATTCACCAGAAGTTGACAATGAAGTATATATAGCGGCAAACAGACCCCCCTTAGTCCCCCCTGGCAGGGGGGAGATATACCTTCGCACCGGCGATTTTGTTGATATAAAAATTATCAAAGCGAAGGAATATGATCTGGAAGGCGAAGTAGTCTGA